A window of the Helianthus annuus cultivar XRQ/B chromosome 4, HanXRQr2.0-SUNRISE, whole genome shotgun sequence genome harbors these coding sequences:
- the LOC110868612 gene encoding rop guanine nucleotide exchange factor 3-like — MESRSHSVSSFNKSIIKSELQLFSMELEMMKKRFAKLLLGEDMSGSGKGVSTVVTVSNAITNLYASMFGQHLKLEPLHLEKKMMWKREMNCLLSVYDYIVEFIPCHTVYRTEQKSHGGDV; from the exons ATGGAATCAAG ATCGCACTCTGTTTCCTCTTTCAACAAATCGATCATCAAATCGGAGCTTCAACTGTTCTCCATGG AGCTCGAAATGATGAAAAAAAGATTCGCAAAACTTTTATTGGGAGAAGACATGTCTGGCAGCGGCAAAGGAGTTTCTACTGTGGTTACTGTTTCTAATGCCATCACAAATCTTTACG CTTCTATGTTTGGCCAACATCTAAAGTTAGAGCCGTTGCATCTCGAGAAGAAGATGATGTGGAAACGGGAGATGAACTGCTTACTCTCGGTTTACGATTACATCGTTGAATTTATCCCATGTCACACAGTTTACAGAACAGAACAGAAAAGCCATGGAGGTGATGTCTAG